A single genomic interval of Vibrio gallicus harbors:
- a CDS encoding ATP-grasp domain-containing protein: MKPIYILHENEEWIVPLQHAFEKLNVPAKAWFVNQAHIEFDSIPEDAIYYNRMSASSHTRGHRYAPELTRVIDKWLSLHNVTVVNGNGVIDLEVCKISQYAALQKAGIATPRTQAVVGSELIVSAAEKFNTWPLIIKPNRGGKGLGVEKFNSINELKIALRRLKEDAPLDGIWLLQEYIQSEQPYIIRCEYVGGKFLYAVKVSTEGGFELCPADGCAIENTFCPAFEHEQPSQNHTAEKFEVTTQLDSYPLIKQHERFLSDNHIDIAGIEVICDASGKWYSYDVNTNTNYNSKAETRAGLPKSGMEAIADYLVQLAEKTNL; encoded by the coding sequence ATGAAGCCCATCTATATTCTGCACGAAAACGAAGAATGGATCGTCCCACTCCAGCACGCCTTTGAAAAACTCAATGTGCCAGCCAAAGCATGGTTTGTGAATCAAGCCCATATCGAGTTTGACTCTATCCCGGAAGATGCTATCTACTATAATCGAATGAGCGCTTCCTCCCATACCCGCGGTCATCGCTACGCACCCGAACTCACACGCGTTATCGATAAATGGCTTAGCTTACACAATGTTACCGTGGTCAATGGTAATGGTGTGATTGACCTTGAAGTATGTAAAATTTCTCAATATGCAGCACTGCAAAAAGCAGGCATTGCTACACCTAGAACGCAAGCTGTCGTTGGTAGTGAGCTCATCGTATCTGCCGCTGAAAAATTTAATACTTGGCCGCTGATTATCAAACCCAATCGAGGTGGTAAAGGTCTCGGAGTTGAGAAGTTTAATTCAATCAATGAGTTAAAGATCGCACTTCGAAGGCTAAAGGAAGATGCCCCACTCGACGGGATCTGGTTACTTCAGGAATATATCCAATCAGAGCAGCCCTACATTATTCGCTGTGAATATGTAGGTGGAAAATTTCTATATGCGGTTAAAGTCTCAACTGAAGGTGGGTTTGAGCTTTGCCCGGCAGATGGGTGCGCTATTGAAAATACGTTCTGCCCTGCATTTGAACACGAGCAACCATCACAGAATCACACAGCCGAAAAATTTGAAGTTACAACGCAACTAGATAGCTATCCTCTAATCAAACAGCATGAGCGCTTTTTGTCCGACAATCATATCGATATTGCAGGAATTGAGGTTATTTGTGACGCAAGCGGCAAGTGGTACTCTTATGATGTGAACACCAATACTAATTACAATTCAAAGGCAGAAACCCGAGCTGGGTTACCTAAGTCAGGGATGGAAGCCATTGCCGATTATCTCGTCCAACTAGCGGAAAAAACTAATCTCTAA
- a CDS encoding peptidoglycan binding protein CsiV, producing the protein MKKFIPLLLSLVLLPSLAMAKGRQFDVEVLIFKRVVDAEKTQESWPETPPKIDMTGVEPFSNHAYRQKKGAQMLSYSHYKLLKERDKLKQHAGFEVLLHKAWRQGDNGRASAPKFHIQAGHDFSKEFHPDGTKIGSEKSGKALDGSSVVKPLYELDGKLQVYVQHYLFAETALNLREPSVKSVTFKEVKPDELKDSENFAVLADTSSNTVQSGNLEDVSPKKEVVTYLKDYRMQQKRRMRSGETHYLDNPLMGMIIQVRRVQN; encoded by the coding sequence ATGAAGAAATTTATCCCACTACTACTATCGCTAGTACTGCTACCTAGTCTAGCTATGGCAAAAGGGAGACAATTTGATGTTGAAGTACTGATCTTCAAGCGCGTGGTTGACGCCGAGAAAACTCAAGAATCTTGGCCTGAGACTCCACCGAAGATCGATATGACCGGTGTAGAACCGTTTAGCAACCACGCCTATCGCCAAAAGAAAGGCGCGCAAATGCTATCGTACAGCCACTATAAGTTGCTGAAAGAACGCGATAAGCTCAAGCAACATGCTGGATTTGAGGTACTGTTGCATAAGGCATGGCGCCAAGGTGATAACGGACGCGCTAGTGCTCCTAAATTCCATATCCAAGCTGGGCATGACTTCTCAAAAGAGTTTCATCCAGATGGCACCAAAATTGGTAGTGAAAAGAGCGGCAAAGCCCTTGATGGCTCATCGGTTGTAAAACCACTTTATGAGCTAGACGGAAAGCTTCAAGTCTACGTGCAACACTACCTATTTGCTGAAACCGCTCTAAATCTGCGTGAACCAAGCGTAAAAAGCGTAACCTTTAAAGAAGTCAAACCTGACGAACTTAAGGATAGCGAAAACTTTGCAGTACTTGCTGATACAAGCAGCAATACCGTCCAATCGGGTAACCTAGAAGACGTATCTCCGAAAAAAGAGGTCGTTACTTATCTCAAGGATTATCGCATGCAGCAGAAGCGTCGTATGCGCAGTGGTGAAACCCATTACCTAGACAACCCATTGATGGGCATGATAATTCAAGTGCGTCGAGTACAAAATTAA